Proteins encoded within one genomic window of Manduca sexta isolate Smith_Timp_Sample1 chromosome 18, JHU_Msex_v1.0, whole genome shotgun sequence:
- the LOC115444538 gene encoding uncharacterized protein LOC115444538 isoform X2: MEGGDGMVAVVRELRDTGLAVTVLDGCRRYTLMPNSASVAHPTPTCIHVSRDVPEPIRAMSEGCTEPPLRCDSSVQATDGRYASMYKVQHCNVSSTSPPNHLAELPPQCAELTPGHDNFNVGGTGSGEKYSPVRLSTQFREGMSWPDRESCTPRPSYEPDSFANSLRKYSNMSPQRSEIVERLVNYTQAKNVSKCFAKSRLSSTRLSECNSNYSFERDSRASPTHHSGYEPKVTIRPRVNTDESLTREERPKTCDMCPELNASAFCRNFETRYLRDVSNSTRDSLRNFAKRNSTSAKIQVVEMMSRQVATLPRVEPSKRNVAVPLSPICSITQRCPEASLAVGSTGSAFKSVQITSKNITEKTRKFAQSTSSSIGLLSAVDKQQCNEHSRIKSKSSEDFRTDMLQLLQSIDCHSDEVYQAFRDEVVRKIKKNRKKLNLGIEDHAKSAPFWIKARSTCRHCVNNCRKAKNSDVFRGQTRNISVPTDDSPQNNIKHWLREVYAQSSELLERHNLDHTVSCLAAKFRRLWCNSNMISKSEIMQMIEEVMFDANDSDRNVQLNNLADALANKIRDILHTNSRQFKKYKRRARTTRNKKIDYFPFRKLIQPTEEEVRGFVKEELLIFMNKFNLNLNAKSIRDIETELIDVLIDSIDELQWGDNDKIKEVVAIALRETSQLPNCYFTELADTLVKRFKSFMRTFSALNMERAEQQTFVILQNTIPNASMLSNDPGNISIEPITVADVEAFIEQYTNQLTQVIEAWWTSILGADENEKGFREVAINDLAGDIVDRHRFLGMNNSLSSNEDEVEYLKFQIFRWINKLVGDEAMQQALERAPELMEQIQKIPVPAMNIPDSSLKAPDKTEYPKNTPLVTSTILSRATPSKAPYNVTQLPARSGGRGRSLSEGSKKRPSTIRRMSEPTSYSLVSVEPGEVIHTPQGRRFSLYPNIVSPIENLNTTGPTISKVNEGFRAYLSDWVNQIPIAENNVQERELSSKLKNGIFNGILVAYLKVEMNPTQFKNEVYLQDYLDKEIEELLSCLPSSQELDQTKPLLKAKLIEHIVIFVKAIININASTSYKYRLWDAITCILPPRPKLEDREKSTAHLFEELLILNLIEDYILYRLHEHMNQAKAEAHRYKVNISIQKLYENAKLLPGNERITEGIDNFTIKVIKCMLQVEIPSRDALQEEGDQIVLGLEIAQWLQDLPIAQSDSHFDQLQKRRLRASLAKKIHEIEKQPNSCDNSAMRQVKNELSKFLEKFTTQPEDAGNLSFLIDEFINRLKNRREKVEKAVAYPWFVQHIPFSSSAVEHSGEIFLPESFDDEWANLGPSGHEASHLLGANLIPGVPPYKEPTNSQWFTLLNTQEQLQRERDARVAQSQVPPCCQPDLASSHRSQAISGYPGQSKQMSHKEPSNVQRHTYVDIQEGIEREKKPLLNQTHSQQVPSCCQPAAATSQGAYGPTGRSIVGSTSRHLHTSQTAGTSYDPLTGARSQVAAPPAASSMHSEMKRLVDLQDQRLSMMHSAIPEFHSGPSGVDSFVPSQAQPVIQMPTVSNVNGIFSTSPIAGPSGVAGSNLAKPKDPSIGGTSLMQRPVLLRQIGSPQQVMSSKSPTNQSQLQRAAPLAQQQAVFTPRHYPEDIPEQNISRPVLSLLENMSIQPPVGFSTPRQSLAGRAGMPEVPDQGNIPRAPRARRKGTCEGDALRADVARRRLDLEEVEEEEERERDEVQCRCTERVYRCRRRRPMCCDCEDMDYPRYFPMPYPYCFY, translated from the exons ATGGAGGGAGGCGACGGCATGGTGGCCGTGGTGAGAGAGCTGCGGGACACAGGGCTTGCCGTCACTGTACTGGACGGCTGCAGGCGGTACACCCTCATGCCCAATTCCG CATCAGTTGCTCATCCGACGCCGACGTGTATCCACGTGTCGCGAGATGTGCCGGAACCGATACGTGCCATGTCTGAGGGGTGCACGGAGCCGCCGCTGCGCTGCGACTCCTCTGTGCAGGCCACCGACGGACGGTACGCTAGCATGTAcaag GTGCAACACTGCAACGTCAGCTCGACTTCGCCGCCAAATCATCTCGCTGAGTTACCCCCTCAATGTGCCGAGTTGACTCCCG GTCACGATAACTTTAATGTGGGTGGCACCGGCAGCGGCGAGAAATACAGCCCAGTTAGACTGAGCACTCAATTTAGAGAAGGCATGTCCTGGCCTGACAGAG AATCATGTACTCCGCGACCCTCATACGAGCCCGACTCGTTCGCCAACTCCTTGAGGAAGTATTCGAACATGTCGCCACAGAGGTCGGAAATAGTCGAGAGGCTCGTCAACTACACGCAGGCCAAGAACG tATCAAAATGTTTCGCAAAAAGTCGTTTGTCATCCACCAGATTGTCAGAATGCAACtctaattattcatttgaaagaGACTCTAGAGCGTCACCCACGCATCACAGTGGTTATGAGCCCAAAGTGACTATAAGACCCAGAGTGAATACTGATGAGTCACTCACCAGAGAGGAAAGGCCGAAGACATGTGACATGTGTCCGGAGTTGAACGCTTCTGCCTTTTGCAGAAATTTTGAGACCCGATACTTACGAGATGTTTCGAATAGCACACGGGATAGCCTGAGAAATTTTGCGAAAcgg AATTCAACTTCAGCGAAAATTCAAG TTGTTGAAATGATGTCCAGACAAGTAGCGACCTTGCCGCGTGTGGAGCCGTCTAAAAGAAAT GTAGCCGTCCCTCTGTCACCGATATGCTCCATTACCCAGCGCTGCCCAGAAGCATCACTCGCAGTCGGTTCCACAGGATCTGCATTCAAATCAGTACAAATAACCTCAAAAAATATCACAGAGAAAACCCGCAAATTTGCTCAATCCACATCAAGCTCTATAGGGTTGCTAAGCGCTGTCGATAAACAACAGTGTAATGAACACAGTAGGATAAAGAGCAAGTCTTCAGAAGACTTCAGAACAGACATGCTACAACTATTGCAAAGCATAGATTGTCACAGTGATGAAGTGTATCAAGCTTTTAGGGATGAAGTcgttagaaaaattaaaaagaatcgAAAAAAACTCAATTTGGGCATCGAAGATCATGCCAAAAGCGCTCCTTTTTGGATTAAAGCTAGATCAACTTGTAGGCACTGTGTAAACAATTGTAGAAAAGCCAAAAACTCCGATGTTTTTAGAGGCCAGACTCGAAATATCAGCGTACCAACCGACGACAGCcctcaaaacaatattaaacattggTTACGAGAAGTATACGCGCAAAGCTCAGAACTTCTTGAACGACATAATTTAGATCATACTGTGAGTTGCCTAGCTGCAAAGTTTAGACGATTATGGTGCAATTCCAATATGATATCAAAATCTGAGATAATGCAGATGATTGAAGAAGTGATGTTTGACGCGAACGATAGTGATCGAAATGTACAGTTGAATAACCTGGCAGACGCACTGGCTAACAAAATTAGAGACATTCTACATACTAATTCCAGacaatttaagaaatataagcGACGCGCAAGAACAACTCGAAATAAAAAGATTGACTATTTTCCCTTTAGAAAACTAATACAACCAACCGAAGAAGAAGTAAGAGGTTTCGTCAAGGAGGAGTTACtgatttttatgaataagtttaatttaaatttaaatgcaaaaagCATCCGAGATATCGAGACGGAGCTTATAGATGTACTGATAGATTCCATTGATGAGTTGCAATGGGGAGATAAcgataaaattaaagaagtcgTAGCAATAGCATTACGGGAAACAAGTCAACTACCAAATTGTTATTTCACTGAATTGGCTGACACTTTGGTCAAACGATTCAAAAGTTTCATGCGTACTTTTAGTGCACTTAATATGGAAAGAGCTGAACAGCAAACGTTTGTAATACTCCAAAATACAATACCGAACGCCTCAATGCTCTCAAACGATCCAGGAAATATCAGTATTGAACCAATAACTGTGGCTGATGTGGAAGCTTTCATAGAACAGTACACGAATCAACTTACACAAGTAATTGAAGCTTGGTGGACGAGTATATTAGGAGCCGATGAAAACGAGAAGGGCTTTAGAGAAGTCGCAATCAATGATTTAGCTGGGGATATAGTGGACAGGCACAGATTCCTTGGCATGAATAACTCATTATCGTCGAATGAAGATGAGgttgaatatttgaaatttcaaatatttcgaTGGATAAACAAATTGGTAGGGGACGAGGCTATGCAACAAGCACTTGAACGGGCACCAGAATTGATGGagcaaatacaaaaaataccaGTCCCGGCTATGAACATACCCGATAGTTCATTAAAGGCACCAGACAAGACAGAATATCCCAAAAATACACCTCTAGTAACAAGCACTATTCTTTCCAGAGCAACACCATCTAAGGCTCCTTATAATGTTACCCAATTACCTGCGAGATCAGGGGGAAGAGGAAGGAGCTTATCCGAAGGCTCAAAAAAACGTCCTTCAACTATCAGACGAATGAGCGAACCAACATCATATTCATTGGTTTCGGTGGAACCAGGAGAGGTTATTCATACACCCCAAGGTAGAAGATTTAGTTTATATCCAAATATTGTGTCCcctatagaaaatttaaacACGACAGGACCTACAATATCAAAGGTTAATGAAGGGTTCAGGGCCTATTTATCTGATTGGGTCAATCAGATTCCCATCGCAGAGAACAACGTGCAAGAACGTGAGTTATCTTCGAAACTTAAGAACGGCATTTTCAATGGTATATTAGTAGCTTACCTCAAGGTAGAAATGAACCCAacgcaatttaaaaatgaagttTATCTACAAGACTATTTAGACAAAGAGATAGAAGAATTACTGTCCTGTCTTCCCTCTTCCCAAGAACTAGATCAAACAAAACCGTTACTTAAAGCGAAACTCATTGAACACAtcgtaatatttgtaaaagcgataataaatataaacgctTCTACCTCTTATAAGTATCGACTCTGGGATGCTATTACATGCATTTTGCCACCGCGACCTAAACTAGAAGATAGAGAGAAGAGTACTGCACATTTATTTGAAGAATTGcttattttaaaccttattgaaGACTATATACTTTACCGGCTACATGAACACATGAATCAGGCAAAAGCAGAGGCACACcgttataaagtaaatatctccatacaaaaGCTCTACGAAAATGCAAAACTATTACCGGGCAACGAACGGATTACCGAAGGTATAgataattttactataaaagtaataaaatgtatgttacaaGTAGAGATACCTTCTAGAGATGCATTGCAAGAAGAGGGTGACCAAATAGTTTTAGGCCTAGAAATTGCTCAGTGGTTGCAAGATTTGCCAATTGCCCAAAGCGATTCCCATTTTGATCAATTGCAAAAAAGAAGACTTCGAGCCTCACTCGCCAAGAAGATCCACGAGATAGAGAAACAACCCAATTCCTGTGACAACTCAGCTATGAGACAAGTAAAGAACGAATTGTCAAAATTCCTAGAAAAGTTCACTACCCAGCCGGAAGATGCAGGCAACCTGTCCTTCCTGATAGATGAATTCATAAACAGGTTGAAGAACAGACGTGAAAAAGTCGAAAAGGCCGTCGCTTACCCATGGTTTGTCCAGCACATACCGTTTTCTTCCTCTGCCGTAGAACATAGTGGTGAAATTTTTCTACCTGAAAGTTTTGACGATGAATGGGCGAATTTGGGACCGTCTGGTCATGAGGCTTCGCATTTGTTAGGCGCAAATCTTATACCAGGAGTTCCACCATATAAGGAACCTACTAATAGCCAAtggtttacattattaaatactcAAGAGCAATTACAGCGTGAGAGGGACGCTCGAGTAGCGCAATCACAAGTCCCACCCTGTTGTCAGCCGGATCTCGCCAGCAGCCATAGATCGCAAGCTATAAGCGGTTATCCTGGACAAAGTAAACAAATGTCACATAAAGAACCTTCCAATGTACAACGGCACACATATGTAGACATCCAAGAGGGAATAGAGCGTGAAAAAAAACCTCTTTTGAACCAAACACACTCGCAACAAGTCCCCTCTTGCTGCCAACCTGCAGCTGCTACAAGTCAGGGGGCTTACGGTCCAACGGGGCGTAGCATCGTTGGATCTACCTCACGACACCTACACACAAGTCAGACCGCAGGAACAAGCTATGACCCACTGACAGGTGCTAGAAGTCAAGTCGCAGCTCCACCAGCTGCATCTAGCATGCATTCGGAAATGAAACGCCTAGTTGATTTACAAGACCAACGTTTGTCTATGATGCATAGTGCCATTCCAGAATTTCACTCTGGTCCTAGTGGTGTGGACTCTTTTGTTCCCTCTCAAGCACAACCAGTAATTCAGATGCCAACTGTTTCAAATGTGAACGGTATTTTTAGCACTAGCCCAATTGCGGGGCCTAGTGGAGTGGCGGGTTCTAATTTAGCAAAACCTAAAGACCCCAGCATCGGAGGCACGTCTCTAATGCAGCGTCCAGTCCTTCTACGGCAAATCGGATCTCCTCAACAAGTTATGAGCAGTAAATCTCCTACTAATCAAAGCCAGTTACAACGTGCAGCACCGTTGGCCCAACAACAAGCAGTGTTCACTCCCAGGCATTATCCTGAGGATATCCCCGAACAGAATATATCACGCCCAGTGCTGTCTCTTCTGGAAAATATGTCCATTCAACCACCGGTAGGGTTCTCAACGCCTCGTCAATCACTAGCGGGCCGAGCTGGCATGCCTGAGGTTCCCGATCAAGGAAATATTCCGAGGGCGCCAAGAGCAAGAAGAAAAGGAACATGCGAAGGCGACGCGTTGCGAGCTGATGTAGCTCGCAGGAGGCTGGACCTCGAGGAAGTGGAAGAAGAGGAGGAGCGAGAGAGAGACGAAGTGCAGTGCAGATGCACAGAGCGCGTATACCGCTGCAGGCGACGGCGGCCGATGTGCTGCGACTGTGAGGACATGGACTATCCGAGATACTTCCCCATGCCGTATCCGTATTGCTTCTATTaa